A segment of the Carya illinoinensis cultivar Pawnee chromosome 1, C.illinoinensisPawnee_v1, whole genome shotgun sequence genome:
ACTCTAGTGAGGACATTTCTCTCTGCTCTCAATGCAAGGAGAGGACTCCTCCAATGTGCATGTGGGTCTAatgctttcctttcctttcctttatttGTGGGGTAATGGTGCGTATAAATGCATAcaccgtctctctctctctctctctctctgcgcgaTATTGGCGTAATGAAATGAAGTTTGGGCAGAGGATTCTGTTAATGCAGTAGTACAAGTAGATAGTTGCAGCTATTGTTCTTCAATGTATATGTGGGAAGTAGCGAAGGATCTCTCGTTGCTTAATCGGGGCTGCCAGTACCCGGGCCTACAGTTTctaaattaaatatacattttataatatgtGCATACATTAATCATTGCAGATATAAACACTACTCGGATTCAACTCACTGAATTAAAGTATGGTGATAATTTGGGATccgaaaatttatttttatcatttctaaTCGATTTTAAAGATTTCTAAGTATAATTTCATgaatatatactttttaaagaataatcatatatataattgaagttTTTTAAGTCATTACAACACAATAAAAACTCATAACACTCTTGATAGATATTGTAGgagtggcaatatgttacacgacctgTTAACTCAACACGAACACAACACGATAATAACGgattagggtttagtcttaacggatTTAGGTCAAAATGGATTGACAGGTTAAGACATAATTGCtaaacgggttgataacgggtcaacccgttatgacacgttaataaaattataattataattatacccttatacctaaaaataaaattattagaatgaTTAATTacgctaaatttaatcaagtcaaacggattaattttagacttgtagttagttttataatttttatagatattgtaattttaacatttatataaaattctaCTAAATTTAATCATGTCAAACGGATTAATTTTGGACCTATTCAACCAATTTACATAAAGAGTTTGAAACGGATAATATTGTATCGTGTTAacttatttcgtaatatttactaatgggtcaaaatggaTTGACACGACTCGTTATATTAATGGGTCATGTTAGGATttaagattttgacacgataagcttaacgagTCGGATTATGGTTgacttatatagtataatatacatactttgacatgacatgaacatgatCCGTTAACACGGTTTGACACCCTTAAAATATTGTtgtattttacataatatatatctaaaataactaattatttattaaaaaatgagctccaatacattatgtattttcttttcatttttcattttgctACAATAAACTCGCTACATTTAGTTGGTATTGTTCATCCATGTAAGCTTTTTTTATTCGTTTCTCTTTCCACTTTGCATGTCTTCCAACACTTGCTAGATGAAATTGACTTTAATATTTTGCTAGACGCATAACTAAGAATGAAATGATATGCCATGCATctaatatttctaatttttttctcatacTATAGTTGCATTTTTTcacctttttaaaattttttttcttataatatttttattattgtatgtataggaaaaaaatatattatattgcatttaaGTAGCTATTGCAAATATTAAAAGACATTACAAACTCATCGGTAGTTAGaaagaatatttgaaatatttaataagatatttaaaaaataatatttgaatgatataaagaaaaatagataagtttatatatggtatattgttaaagttattaattaaaatagaaaaaatgaattttataatatattatgaagaaaatatacacaaaatatTGGGAGTGCTCTTAAAACTTAATgcaaaatgagatgaaaataaaattgaagaatGAGTAGTactagatagatagatagagaaTAACTTTGAAAGCTAGAGGCTTGTTGTTATGAATGAACGAATCAAATATAAATCacaattttatatgtatataataattatataaataaaaaataacgtaAATATCTTCgttattgtaaaaattaaatgtttaaattaaagaaataaataattaataaatgccaaatatattttgaattcCATTTGTGCCCTCGGTAAAAATAACAGTAGAAGCCCACGACCTCTCGGTTCCATTTCCCTCACTTCAGAGTACATACCACGGTCATGCCCAACAACATGCTGGAGCGGGTCCTCTCCCTGCGCCGATCCACACAGCCGCACGGGGACGAAGCCGCCGGTGAAAACGGCGACGGAGCCGCCGATGAGTCTAAGACCAAGAAGCAGCAACTCCCGCTAACGATGCGGGCCGCTAACTACTTGACCCGGATGGGCCACGTCGGACCATGCCTCGCATTCCTCTTCCTCACTTTCATCGCAATCCTCTCCTTGCAACTCTTCCACTCCCGCAGTTTCGTTTGCGTCTCCTCATCCTACTACGACCCGGTTTCCCGCTCGGGATTCTACGGGTTCGACGGCCTCGAATCGGACTTCGGATCCCTCGGCGTGCCTTGGTGTAAGCTTTTATTATCACCGGATCCGATCCATTAACTTCTTCAATTTTATTCATCACAGCTATTGCACATTTCGTGTCTTTGGTATTGGAATTAGCATCGAATTTCCTAGATTGCTTGTGGGTAAAGGTATAACTTTGCTAAGTTAAAGGCGATGTCTGCTtgctatgaaaataaataatggaaACAATGCTGCTAATTTCTAATATCTGTAGGGAGATAAGTTTTCGCATTTGCgtatttcaaagtaagataatAATGCTATGTATTGCTTATTAAAATGCTGAATTTCGTTAAAATTGGCTGTCTTTAATGGGATCCAAACAAAAGCAagatagtgtagagtctgaacTATATGGATACTGGCGTTTTCATGACGGGAAACATGACTGTTGCTagtgaaatttgaataaaataaaaaagttcccCTTGATTGAACATGGGGAAGATCTAAATTATTTGTTTCAGCTTGAAATCCTTGATTTGAATTTGAAATCATTAAGTTTCATTGTCAATAATTGCGCGATTCTTATATTCTCATCCTTGGCAAAAGGCAGATCGAAACATGGAAAAACAGTTGAATGGACGTCTAAGGATTTACTCAAAGGCTTGGAAGAGTTCGTACCCATATATGAAACCCGGCCAATTAAAAACAATATGTTTGGAATGGGTTTCGACCACAGCTTTGGGCTATGGTTCATTGCTCAATGGCTGAAGCCAGATCTGATGATTGAGAGCGGTGCTTTCAAGGGGCATTCCACTTGGGTTTTGCGGCAAGCAATGCCAGACACACCAATTGTGTCACTTACACCCCGACATCCTGAGAAGTATCTAAAGAAGGGTCCTGCTTATGTTGATGGAAACTGTACATACTTTGCTGGAAAGGACTTTGTGGATTTTGGAAGTGTTGATTGGGCAAGTGTGATGAAGAAACATGGGATTAACAATCTCAGTCGTGTTCTTGTTTTTTTCGATGACCATCAAAATGAATTGAAAAGGTAATCACCGCATCTTGATGAAAATTCTACCCATTATTTCTTTCCTTACACCAGAATTGAGAATTTCAtaattcattcttttcttttcttttcttttgtatactttgaTGAGCAGAATAAAGCAGGCTCTAAAAGTTGGTTTCCAACATCTTGTTTTCGAGGATAACTATGACACTGGAACTGGAGATCATTATTCCTTAAGGCAGATTTGTGATCAATTTTATATAAGAGGTATTTGCTCTCCCTTTTACTTCTTTTACGAAGGTCCTTTACACTACATATCCCTTCTGTGCCTTGTTCTTGAATGCATCATTAATGCCTTCTGTACCTTGTTATGATTGAGGATTTTGTGGCAAACAGTTTTGGGTATGACTTCCTGCCATATTGGTTGAATTGCATCTATCATGCTCACCGCAGACAAACCCACAACCTTTAGTAAACAAAGCCTTCTCCTGGCTATTTGTGGTTCTGTAAGTGATAGGGCATCGGTCCTCTTCATGTAGCCTTAATTTACATCCTTTTTGGTGTCTATGTCTCAGAACTTGATGGTCTAATCTAATGTGGTTTGAGACAGGTGTTTAGAACTCTAAGATCATTGCCCAATATATTGAGCTGAAGTACTAGAAGTACACATGAAGAAACAAGTTTATATTATCTTCAAAtgtagatgtttttattttcatgatACTTGCCATGAGATTGTAGCTATAAATGTATGTATTCACTCATGTTCGTGTCCCTGTGGAGTTTCTTCGATACGAGTTTTGTTCTCTTGATTATGGACTTATAGTTACTGGCTTCCTGCCGCAAGAAACACTAATATAATCGGTTATTTTGTTCATTTAGGAGGTGGCCATAGCTGTTTTAAAGACAGCGATGAAGCTCGGATTAGATCAAAGAGGAAGAAATTTTGGGAGAAAGCGGTGGACATAGAAGAACTCTGTGGGCCAGGCGAAGCGTGGTGGGGTGTTAGAGGGTACGTGCGGGATAATTTTAACCACAGTAATGAGCCAATCTCCCTTGCAAGGCACTTTGAGAACAGCCGTTTTCTGGAATCAATTCTTGATGTTTATTGGGAACTCCCTCCAGTGGCTGGACCTTCTCTCACTCATCAATCAAGATATGATCCAGCTCGTGCACCCAGTCCTATTGTTGAAGATGGCCGATACCGCTTGTTCCAGCGGCTCGGTCTGACCAGACTAGAGACTTCTGTATTCAATGGGTATACTCAGATGGTTTATATACAGATATCCAAACAAGAGATTTAGATCACAGTAGATGAGAATGTACTTTTTTACCTTCCCATAGCCTTTTTATGTTATGCACGGATTTTCTCCCCTGTTGCGTTTTCCACCATGTTTTGTATATCAAGTTTAGAAATTTAGAACCACTTTGGGTGGcaacttttctttttcgttcTTTTTCTCATGCAGTAATTTGATTGCCAGTTTTTTGGGCTACCGTGCAAGTCTATTAGTGCTGATATTTCATGTTTTGAAAAGCCCTCTACCATTTACAGAAGCCTACTTGCAGACGGTTTCTTGCCGAAAACTAGGGAACGATCAAGATTGAGATTAGTAAGGACTGTCCAATGTACAGTCACCCGGTACCAATCtgggaaaaaataataatggtaaAGGGAGTTACAAGctgataaataatatataagaattgtataagttttttgtaaaattgTGAGTCctagtatataaaaaaaaaaaaaaaaagttttttacaattttcttttatagtatggttcatttttttataaagattttagatgaaatttgtaaatttagggtttgtatatatcattttaaaaagaattatataattttataagttaTACTTGCCAGTGacatatttttaatgttacATGCAAGCTTGCCTGTTATAAGCTCAAAAACCTTCGCGTTTTTTACACGCGTTTTGAAGTGGGGTGCCTGCCATTCCGCAGACGATAAGATGGTTCCTGTGGGTCCGTGTAAGAATTCAAACACCCGGAATGATGAAATTTGAAAGAGCCCGATGCCCACGATAAGTCGTGTCAAGTCTCCCATGATCGAGAGAACTCCAATCAAAGTTTCGCTTTCCCTTATCACCTCAAGCGACGagttatatataaacaaaacctCGTTTAAGCAGTTTTATCACAGAATTTAAGTTCATAAGTCTTCCTTCAATTGTCTCAGGTCCTAATGCAACACATACTTTGTTGAGGTTAGAGAAGACAAGAAAAATTGTTAAGAAACCTTTAAAGTATAAACAAAAGTGGTGTAGTACACCCCTGAAATGGGTTATTTGCAAGAACCAATGACTGGATGGCAATTCTGCTACAGGGTCAACcgagtcaatatatatatatatatagagagagagagagagagagagagatttacaAACATCAAGCAATCCATTTACACAGCAGTTGGAATTCAAAGATACATAACTAAGACGACAGAAACTGTATATGATAATCTGGATGTCTCCAGTTAAAATCTTCTACCTTGCAGGAAAATTTTCAGAGCTACACAAAAACTAAAACATttcaaatacatatatatgattttaaacAGAATactaaactcaaaattctttcAGAGCTTTCATTGCCTCAGGTACCCTCTCCCTTCTGCTCTGGCTGATACTTCCACATCAGTCACGACTCTTGCACTTCTCCATGGCCCTTGGCGCTGCATTCAAGCATACTTGTTTATTCATTTTCAGCAGATTCACAATTTGTATAACAAAGAAAGAGCAAAATAAAATTCCACGGATCAAGGCTGATATTGGAGTATTGACGACCCCATGCTTAAAGAAAAAGTCTGCTGGAGAATACTATATACATCTAACTGACATTATAACATGctgaatatattaattatagtagAACATACCTAAACCAATTGCATCTGAACCTTTCATGATCCTTAGCCTCTTGCAGGAGTCGGTGAACATTCTGTGACAACACACAGCATAACGATAAGAACGGATTATAGACTTAAAGTCATGACTAAAAATGATAAACACTAATAACCATggtaagaattttatttaatttttattttattagcaCCGAGTGTCCGAGACAAAGTCCTAACTTACCCCAGACCCATAGTAAGAAATTGGATCAGAACATTCAGCAAACTGActatatttaaagaaaagagCAGAGTACAGAGCcaagtttcatatcatataATTCCAAGAAATTAATTCTCACAATGTGATGGATATTCAGATTATAAGCCACCCATATTTCACTATTATGTATACCCCACCATGGTAACAGAATTTTAATAGCAGATTTAGGCCAACTAGTCGATCACCTGGACTCAATCTTGTAACGGAAAACCATGCACTTTGATATAACAAGCCACATCAAATTAAGAAATCATGAAAGATTTTGAATTGAACATTTGAAATACATGCATATTTAAAACACGCGTGAGGATAGCACTTACTCCCAAGGGACATCACCAACGAGCATCCAATCACCATCCTTGTCTTCATATGTCAGCACGTACTCAGAGCCATGGAGCAGATCCCTCAAACAACTCTCATTCAGGCCATCTCGCCCTCGAAGTCCATGAGAACCGCACTGCCCTGGATCAGTCATTCACTATGGATAAATACCCTTCTGATATACCATGCAAACTTTAATATAGTTTCGAAAGCAACTGATGCATCAATATGTTCTCATGCAAACTCGAATTAACGCTATTCTGATATATCTTAGATGTACCACACACACACGCTCAGAGATAATAAGCACTATTTCCTTTACAGACCAAGAGGCTCATTAACTTTGTGCTTTtaagttgtgtgtgtgtgtgtgtgtgtgtgtgtgtgtgagtgagagagagagagagagagagaggggggggggggggggggggggtggtggaGGAAGAAGAGTACCAATTGTAAAGCAGCTGAACATCTTCTCGAGAGCTGCTGAGAGTTCCATATAATTTTTGTAGGTTTTAAGGTCGACCTTCCTTAGGTACGGAGCACCGTCCATGCTAACTTTTATATAAAGGCATCCAGATCCAGTTTTGCCTTCACCCTCATCGTTATTTTTTGCCAAATTGGAGGCCATGGTGTTTTTTCTGAATGATCGAATTGGTGGCCATCCCACAACCTGTGCCCTGTTGCAACAATTTTATACTTATTAGTGCTTCACGCTCAAGAAGTAACACCCATTTAAGAATCCACCATATAGATTAAAACTCAGAACGATAAAGGAACCTAAAAGTGAAAACCCGTCCAGTCCCCTGAAGAAAACATATAATTGGAGGAGCAGATACTAATAGCCCACAATAACTCGGTCATTCTGACAAAACTCTCAATATTTGCTTTGAGAGATGATATAGCGGAGCACGGATTTCCATACAAATCACCCATGCTGGCAAATTGCTGGAGGGTAAATTTGTGAAATCGTACGAGGGGACGGTAAAAGCCACAAATTCGTAGTATGGGTAGGAAGAATACCGGAATCTACAGAGTGAATTCCACAACAGCTAATATTTATCCTATATTTGTAGCCTGAAATTAAAACCTAGTAAAACAATTTAGAATTTGGTTGAGGTGAGGTTTTCACGTTCTTTTGGGAAAACCAGTACATGATAAAAGCAAAATCCATAACTTTTTTGTCAAATTTACGGCAACCAATTTCGGAACCCAACAAAGAGAAACACGATCAACAAATGCGAAGAATGGGAAACTTACTTTGCAGCAGGAGCATTGCCATGTTCATTACCAGCAGGAACCTGAGGCTTCTTCTCCTGAACAGGCTTTGAAGATTGAGGAACAGAACTAGTCTCTTTCATGGTTGGCTTTGCGGACAGACATGACTGCTGGTTATTTTTCTTACCCTCCAAACCAACAAGAGGCTTCCCACCATTTCCACTTCTAGTAGAGAACAAGACAGCTCCTTTACCCAAATCAACCTCAGATCCATTACTCATAGATAAAACCCATTTCCCAGAAGACCCATCAATGGCATCAGAGAAACCCCTCTTAGACCCAGACACGAGATTCTTTAGAGGACTCGGAGAATACCCATTATTTTTATCCTCCAAATCCTTGCCAAAAAGAGAGACCCCCAGTCCTGGTTTTCTCTCTGGGGAATCAGACCCAGGCAAGCCAAGCCTGAGCTCCGTCTCCTTGAGGTTGAGAGTAGAGCTCTTCTCATCCTCAGTGGAGATagtggaagaagaggaagatgaaagCTTGTCAGAGCCTCTTTCCATTGAAGAAGTGTCTGTTAAGCCTATGTAATTATGTTCCAGAGGTATAGACATCAAAGTTACACAATGCAAAGAAACTCGAATATAGCTTAAGGAAAAGGCTAAGAAgtatatgaagaagaagggaTAATTGGTTTGATAATATGAACAGAGACCAGAGGGTAGagaacggagagagagagagagagagactgcaGGATAGACACTCTTGTCTATAGCCCTGATGGTCTGGTATTTTTGATGCAGAAAAGAAGCTTCTTTGGCCTTTCTGTAGAACCTTTTTTTCATCCGCTTTTTCTCatacataaaaaagaaattccaatttttcttttcttttccttcggAATCCCAAACATTGTCTTTATTGCCGCGGAGGGCTACGATGACAATGATGAGTTCAGAACTTCAGAACCCTTGTGATGTCTCTTAATTCTAGCCCATAATTTATGGCCAAAATATTAACTGCAACAGATTAGGTACATAGAATCAATTTGCTAAAAAAATGTGTACAGGGATCTTTACCATCCTCAACTTTACAACATTTAACGTTGTTCCCGCAGCATATGTTGTTACATTGGTAGTACTAATTCTAAAGATCAAAGCattaatttgatatgatatgacaATGTAACATTTTAACGCGCAACAAATGAATTTTAGGTGATAACAGCCATTAGACCAATTTCCACGAACTGATATGCATACTCTTATCTTTCATTTGcgaaacttttatttttttaaaatatgatgatattctaattttattttattcgtaaaatttattcaaatGATGGATAGAAAAAAGCATTCACGTAAAAATTGAAAAGGAGGGTCAAGaacaataaattatttacaaCAGATATACTAGTTGAACACCAATAATTATGAACAACACCAATTCCTTAACCAAATGGTAGCTGCTCCTTTCAAATGGAAtattaatcatattatataaagatAATGATAGAGAAGTTAAACCATATAACTTGATGTTTCCACCATCATATTTTGTAACGTAGTGCAATATCTTCTTCCTGAGAAAAAATTATCTGAGACTTTACTGAACAAATCTGAGATGAAAGATTCACCAAATCCATTACcaccatttttctcttttttttagaatatatttatacatataaaataacAGAACAGTTTTAAACCtaggctattttttttttatatttatatattattccaCCTTTCAATGTTCCTGGCAATTTATACAGACAGGTTGCTGTTTATTCCCGGCAACCTTTTTGCCACTGTACCTATATTTATACCATTGGTCCACCAATCACAGTACCCAACCGACCCTCCCACTGAAATAAACCAAAGGCCACACGgtcctttttcaaaaaaataaataaataaattaattaataataaccATTTTAGCACAGaatgggagagagggagagagagagagaggtgattgagagaaaaagaaaagtgcaACATACCAAGAAAGTGATTGCACGAAAATGGAcaactatttatttttgtattttttttttattatttttaggtgATTTGAGTTCAACTCGGGGACAAAATTCCAAGTCTGCGTTCATGTCCCCTTTGAAGATTTTTTTGGTCCTCAAAAGTAGAAAACGTGGAACAAACAAAAGACTCAAAAGAAAGGAAACATATATGTTTATGATGGAAGTCTTCATTCCAAGTTGGGGTTGAAGAAGTTGTGTAAGAGtaatattaatttgattttttattttactattcttAATCATATCTGGCTAtcgttatatattatatatcgaatatttaaattaataataatttaaaatgggTTATatcaatagtaaaaaaatatatataattatttatgcaTCATAATTAATACTGAATTGAGATGAactgaaataattttattatccaAATGATACCTAATTTAATCtatctaattttaataaaatagttttaataattttgtagcTTGATATATAAACCATCATGGAGATGTCAATGGAAAAGATTTTCACTTATACAGCTCCAGTTGACTAGAGTCTAgactttgaaaaattttagttacaaatataattacgcattaatatatatttaaatcaaatctgattagttaaaaagtaaatattattgaaaacaatattaatttaaattttaaatatgtatgaATTAATATTGATACGTAAATTAGTACACAACTTTATTTATACTTAGCAAAACTCCTAAACTTAAATTGTGATTTTGAACAAGTTAATATCACCACGCGGATAGTTTTTtatccttaaatatttttactgtCTTAGTTTTGTGTCTTTAAAGTGCCAAACCAAGAAAAGTGTGTTGAcctaaaaagtattaaaatatttgaagacaATTTTTTGACCCATTTTTGTGACCTtgaaaagtcattttaaaaaaatatatatataacaaacaacagaattttaaaatacacataagcatatataatttttaaccatattgtaaaaagtttttattataagataaatttgataTACCAAACcaagtcatattaatttataaattaagcttttgaaatttatttcaattgatCAAACATTTCTCTATTCTTAATCAAGTCTGGAAAAAAGGGATttgttgtgaaaaatgatgataggcaaagtaaaataaacacaaacaaATCAATCACatgacataaaattaatatagttcGGTAATGTGCCTATGTCTATAGagcttcaaaatattttattatattaaggaATCACAAAATACATTTTGAGACGAAATCTTACTGTTCAAAATACTTAGAACcctctaaattatttattacgtATATATTTATAGTGTTATATGgcataaatcataatttttaattttcttcattATTCACTCAAGCGGAGTACTGTTGAACACACACTGAGCAAACTCATTATCCGATGTTCACTCGAGTGAACTTTTTGTCCAAGTTTTGCTTAAGGTACTTGTCACGCGAATGTCAATCAAAGTTTCTACTTAGCGCTTCTCGAGTCAAAATAGTGCCAAAGCCAGCGATACATGGCACAAAGCCTTATTGAAAATCCGTTAAAAACCATAACATGTATTTGTTAGATTGAGTCATTAAATCGGGTCGACACATCAACAAAATCAGGCTCTACAAACTCAATAAACTTGTCTGATAGTGAAAAAAACATGCTTAGAGACCATTAATGATGGTAGCTCAATAATATTTGAGTTAAATTTGATTTGACACATTAAATTATGCATTCGAAATCGAATATGATTTACTTTAAAGTCTTAGACTATTcattttaattactaaaaaaattattgaattttCTAATTAGGCCGAGTTTAAATTAGGATTCAATTTGAGGAAGCGTTTACAACTTCTCCATATCTAAATCCCTCGTGTCCAACTTACAACAATTGGGATGCTATAATAATCACTCTTTAAGTAAAAGAGCCTTTTCCGATTACCCCTTCTACCTTCTTTTCCTTATAATCTTAAAAAACGCAATACTTGAAGAAAGGGAGAATAGTACATAAGATGGTAACTTGGACTCATTAAATTGTTATCTTTTTTACCGTCTCTTCGGTAGTGCAGTGACAGTAAGCTGGGTGAATCTTGGTTTTCACCACGCCCGTATCCTGAGGTAATTATTATGTAATCCAATAGGAGGAAGGCGTGCGAACAATATGTGCTTGTTGGGGAACACGACTCACTCACGCAACGCTGTTCAGTCAAGCCGTTGGAGTCGACGGAAGTAAACTCTCAAGTCTCATGATTGGGTCCCTCATTTACCACTTCAGTGCTGTTGACTGCTCCACTTCCAACTGTGACCGTTTACTCTCCCAATTACCCTTCCCATTTGGGTTGAAGCTTTACCTTGAAAGttgaattcaaacaaaaacaggTCTCAAGTCCGTGCACTGAATTTTTCAACGTACCCCTTTGTGCACTCCAAACTTCAcacttttatctttttcttccattgtaTCGAAATGGTCCAACATTACTGCATATATCATTCACAGAATTTCCATGTCATCACTCATAATACCACTATACTATATTTTTGCACGCATACATTGAATCTCACCTATTTGCATGTATATGTTTTCATgttacataattatttattattttcacttaatcattgataatatataataatgatatataatattgtttctttttttcccttggaAGGTATTTCTATGTATCGCTTATGCATGCATACCCATAAGACATGATCATCTCCAGCACTGACATGATAGGTAACATTGCCGGCATTGTAGAttcctatattaaaaaaataaaaataaaaatcgctGGGGTTTGCCTCCTCAATATGATAATCCGTTGGTTGGAGTCTTGATGATGATATATAGTAATGATCATTTAGGAaccaacatttttttaaagtttttgctaggatattttttattttttattttattttaaaaagtgtgCAGACTGCGTATAATCCCCACGTTGAAGATTCTGTCGGATCCACAAAGAAAAAGTGTGATCACAACCACCATTCAGATATCAAAATTGTATGACGATCTGCAATatgctcttatatatatatatatatatatataatacgatccattatatatacacacagatatatatatatatatataatataataatattgtcattatatatatagtagatcaTCATGACTATGGATAGAGTAAGAGCCATTAATCCATTCCATCCCACTcattataactatataaatgagtttttagctttgaact
Coding sequences within it:
- the LOC122282225 gene encoding auxin-responsive protein IAA27-like, whose amino-acid sequence is MSIPLEHNYIGLTDTSSMERGSDKLSSSSSSTISTEDEKSSTLNLKETELRLGLPGSDSPERKPGLGVSLFGKDLEDKNNGYSPSPLKNLVSGSKRGFSDAIDGSSGKWVLSMSNGSEVDLGKGAVLFSTRSGNGGKPLVGLEGKKNNQQSCLSAKPTMKETSSVPQSSKPVQEKKPQVPAGNEHGNAPAAKAQVVGWPPIRSFRKNTMASNLAKNNDEGEGKTGSGCLYIKVSMDGAPYLRKVDLKTYKNYMELSAALEKMFSCFTIGQCGSHGLRGRDGLNESCLRDLLHGSEYVLTYEDKDGDWMLVGDVPWEMFTDSCKRLRIMKGSDAIGLAPRAMEKCKSRD
- the LOC122282217 gene encoding uncharacterized protein LOC122282217 isoform X1, with amino-acid sequence MPNNMLERVLSLRRSTQPHGDEAAGENGDGAADESKTKKQQLPLTMRAANYLTRMGHVGPCLAFLFLTFIAILSLQLFHSRSFVCVSSSYYDPVSRSGFYGFDGLESDFGSLGVPWCRSKHGKTVEWTSKDLLKGLEEFVPIYETRPIKNNMFGMGFDHSFGLWFIAQWLKPDLMIESGAFKGHSTWVLRQAMPDTPIVSLTPRHPEKYLKKGPAYVDGNCTYFAGKDFVDFGSVDWASVMKKHGINNLSRVLVFFDDHQNELKRIKQALKVGFQHLVFEDNYDTGTGDHYSLRQICDQFYIRGGGHSCFKDSDEARIRSKRKKFWEKAVDIEELCGPGEAWWGVRGYVRDNFNHSNEPISLARHFENSRFLESILDVYWELPPVAGPSLTHQSRYDPARAPSPIVEDGRYRLFQRLGLTRLETSVFNGYTQMVYIQISKQEI
- the LOC122282217 gene encoding uncharacterized protein LOC122282217 isoform X2 is translated as MPRIPLPHFHRNPLLATLPLPQFRLRLLILLRPGFPLGILRVRRPRIGLRIPRRALVSKHGKTVEWTSKDLLKGLEEFVPIYETRPIKNNMFGMGFDHSFGLWFIAQWLKPDLMIESGAFKGHSTWVLRQAMPDTPIVSLTPRHPEKYLKKGPAYVDGNCTYFAGKDFVDFGSVDWASVMKKHGINNLSRVLVFFDDHQNELKRIKQALKVGFQHLVFEDNYDTGTGDHYSLRQICDQFYIRGGGHSCFKDSDEARIRSKRKKFWEKAVDIEELCGPGEAWWGVRGYVRDNFNHSNEPISLARHFENSRFLESILDVYWELPPVAGPSLTHQSRYDPARAPSPIVEDGRYRLFQRLGLTRLETSVFNGYTQMVYIQISKQEI